The stretch of DNA aaaacaatcgttcacgtatctatcttcttcatctttttgtcgccgatacaaaaaatatccaatgtacagattcggattttaagcacccggctgttacttcggacgccactttcctccgacggccgaaacgttcgaagtaacaaagcattaaaaacaactcgcagtcgtacttcggtcgttttggaatttgtttcttacaggtgttgttatcgatttcagtgcaattcaacgagtgaaaacaataataatcagtctttagaacgaaatgctgatatttggattgttgtttattagttagtttcaaattcttatagtgcaacgtaacatgtccaatgtgcaaacgcaggcagtcaaaacgtccaatgtaacatttttcgcttcgaggcttcaaccttaatctcaaatcacggaacaacagttacgattggtctTACGGAGTTTTTCTttacagctagtggtgaaaacagtgataaagatcgatagcttttaaaacaattcgcgaaataatgttcgggtcttcaacttcgtttttctcgagttggcgaaaatggtacattggaccttttcaaaagttacgcgagatttctatgctcatgattttctatgctggctacaaaaagatggggggtctccgtagccacattggttgcgcgttcgcttagtaagcgatcgatcgtgagttcaaaactcaggaccctcattgaccatctttgtgttgttacagaatagctacgtccacgcaacaatcatcagcgatggagatcgatccacggtcgaaattagatcgattcatccatacaactgctctgctctgcaagacacatcgggctgctgttctataaatagctcaacaatgatcaatcaactttctccgctgtccggtggtctaacaggataatggaagaaaaatacaatacagaatactcttacgcctaaatggctactgtgtaaatgtaccatatgcaatggtatagaaggaatactggcgaatggcaactgtgtaatgtaatgtgctataattatagatatgataaccatgtgacatgtacacaattaaaattcggtcctgttacagctaaaatgctaatgagcctgaaataaataaatgggataaaaaaaaatacaaaaagatGGGCGCATAGGAACCCCTGCCGTAAACAAACAAAGATATTGTATTCACTCGAGCTTGTGCATATAATATATAGCGGTCTGGCGGAAACATATTCCAAGACAGAAattatcgttgttttgtactcCTTAATAAGGTCTCCTGGGTTGTCTCGTTGCTGGTATTTCTGTTTCAAAAACGCAATATGTCTTCCCTAGTTGCATTTGGAGCACTGTAATATATGACTACGGCGAAAATAAAAGTGAAACAAAAATTGAGCTGGTTGAACAAGTTTAGAAAACGTTGCtttgttgaatttaatcttgtccgactcTGCAGCCGAATTGTTACACGAATAGAAAAATTTTCATGTTCATTCTGAAGGGTATTTAGCGAACGACATTTTGCATGCGTAACAGTTAATGATGACGGCTACAGGACAATAATTATCAATAGGCGTGATCacaaacgtcacttcacggtaataacgaaatgaagtgtatataaccttgcaAACAAATAATTTCGTTTTCACGAACGTcacgtgatcaggcccaatttTTTCACCCCAATCTAGTGACCTTATATTTGAGGAGCTATAGTTCAACATCCGCCACGATATCACTGATATTAAGCCTCATTTGCTCCAAATGTGATCGAAAATTGGACTTCCCGATTTGAATTCTTTTGAGCTGAACTAGATATATcgtattaaaattaaaatagcaGAAAACTATCTTTCGAGAAGAACCGAATTCATGGAAATTATCACAATCATCTCTGTTCTATGCCATCATAAAAACACAAACTACAGTTATACATTTTCTGAGTACATATCTGTGGCGTTGTTTGTACAAAACGCTGTCGGCAACACATAAATTTTACTTCATGATCATACATTTGTATGAACCATAGATGTTTGCCTAGCACCATTTATCaatttcaaatattacgtatcTTTTTGAACAAATTGGCAACACATTATAACGACAATATATACTTCTCATTTCAGCTCTCTGAAATCATAAACAGCCTATCTCCTCAAGGGCAGTTACCTCTAGGACTCGCACTCATGGGGCGCAGTACGACGATAGCTCAGACCCTCCTGGAAACCGGCGGTGCCGATATCAATGCGTTTACTTCAGATGTAAGTTTTGCAACACTCCTTTTTCCTCCATTAACGACTGTATGTTTTAGGATTGTACACTACTGATCGATGCAATCAAACGGGGCGACGGTTTCGCAGCGCAATTCCTGCTTGACAAGGGCTGCAATGTCGATTTGGTTACTCGTGATACGTCCGACACGGCCCTGCACTTGGTATCTACATATGCCGAGAAGAGTACCGATCCGGAAACGTATCGTGACATGTTGAGCGTTGGTAGACAACTCTTGAAGCAGCGTGCCGATCCTAATGTGCAGAACATCAAGGGCTAGTAAGTGAgctcattaaaaataaaaagagaagatattcaatgaatttttttttattccttatAGCACTCCTTTACACATAGCCATTACTTCACAACATATCGATTTAATTGACGAACTTCTCAGTGACTCTGTACTCAACCTAGATACCAATATTCGTACGTTGGAGGAAAAATGTGCCTTGCAGTTCGCCCTTATGCCACCACATACCGATGGGTCACCTTTTGATCTTGCGCGTCGCCTGTTGGAAAAGGGAGCTAGACCGAACCCTATTCATTCGGATACCGGAGATAGTCTACTACACACCTTGGCCAAACAAAGGCTCGAGGAAGCAGCGGTTTTTTTGACAGAGTACGCGAATTTAAACCACATAAATAAGGCAGGACTGACAACTTTACATGTAGCTGCCGGACAAGGGTTACCCGAATTGGTGCGTGCTCTGCTAGAAAGGGGAGCCTCACCAAATCTGCAATCAGGTGTAGCCGAACTGAAAACAGCTCTACATTATGCTGTCGAATCGAACAGTCAGGAGGTTATAAAGGCATTCATCGAATATAAAAATGCATCGAAAGACGCTCACTCCGAGATGGTAGATTTTAATTTGAAGAATGCATTCGGGGACTCACCCTTAAGTCTGGCACTATCATTAGGTTATAATGACATAGTCCCATTACTGATACAAGGTGGCGCCGACGTGAATGCCCGCAATGGGCAGGATATGACATTGTTGCACCAAGCAATTCTAAAGGAAGACTCGAAAACAGCAGTGTTTTTACTCAATCAAGGAGCCGATATGAATGCATTAACTGCCGACCAAGAATCGCCACTACAGCTAGCAATTCACTGTCGTCTGCCGGATGTTGTTGACGCTCTGTGCATTCGTGGGGTATCCTTGAGTGCTCCTGATAACAAGGGCGACTGTCCACTTTGGTCCGCATTGGAATCCGATCAGTTTGACATCGGTTCCGTACTGGTTCGACACGGTGTTGATACCGACTGCTGGAGTTCAGGACCCGAAGGATGTCTACAAACCTTGTTGCATCGAGCGATAGATGAAAACAAGGAACAAGCTGCACAGTTTCTCATCAAGAGTGGTTGTGATTTAGACTCACCTCGACAACCCGGGCCACAAGGGCAAGGAGGAGACGAAGCCAAAGATAAGGCTTCGCCATTACATTTGTGCTGTCAGTGGGGCTTACGAAACGTCCTTCATACACTAATCGATCATGGAGCTAATGTGAACGCCGTTGATTGTGACCTCAAAACTCCACTGCATGTTGCAATTGAGAATCAACACGAAGAGATAATCAGCATACTGTTGTGTCACCCTGGAATAGATCTGAAGATTCGTGACAAAACAGGCAATACGCCATTCGCTGCAGCACTGCAGGTAAGGAATAACAAGGCTGCACAAAACATTCTCGAGAGACTTCCCAATGCAGCAGAACAGATGGACCAAAGAGGCCGTAACTTTTTGCATTTGGCAATCATGAAAGACGATCTTGAATCGGTGCTTTTTCTTCTTTCAATTCACGTTGATGTCAATTCACGGGTTCACGATGTGAACCAGACACCCCCCCTACACCTAGCAGCCGCTTCAGACAAAGAAATGTTGATACGGAATCTCATATTGGCTGGTGCACGATTGAACGATCGTGATGCAACTCAGAAAACCGCTTTGCACGTGGCTTCCGAACGGGGAACGCTTGCTGCGGTTTCAGCATTGCTGCAGAATGGGGCGGATTTTGATGCGGTCGATGGAGATGGTAATAACGCGCTCCACATAGCAGTCCGTGAGGGTCACATCTCTGTTGTCCGTGAATTACTGACGGAATCCGAATTGAATGCAGAAGCCGTAAATTTGAAAGGTAGAAGCCCTCTTCATGAGTTGTGCCGCTGCGGGAAAGACAATACAGCAGCAGGAATTTTGGAGCTGTTCCTGGAATGTATGCCAAGGTACCCCATCAATTCACCAGATTTGCAAGGTAACACGCCACTTCTACTGGCCTACATGAGAGGCCAGCCTCAGCTTTGTAGAATCTTGGTCAAAAATGGTGCCTGTCTGGGTGCGGAAAACAAGGAAGGTGTGACTATCTTCAATTACAAATTGGCCACAAATCAATTGTTGCATCGCTTGCTGGACGAGTTACCCCAAGAGTCACCGTGGGCTTCGTCGGAATTGTGCCAAGAATGTGGAACGAAATTTACAATGACAATGAGAAAACATCATTGGTAAGATACCTCACGATTACATGATTATTTAATCCCACAAAATAACTACTGTTATCTCGCTAGCCGTCACTGTGGACGTATTTTGTGTAGCCGTTGTTCGAATAACGATGTCCCAATAATCAAATTCGGGATGAACAAACCAGTTCGGGTATGTTGCGTGTGTTTCGAAGTGCTCCAAGTTGGCATTGGAACGTAAGCCGGCTCCGATGTATGTGGTATGATTTTATCAGATAAATTTATTTACGTAAAGGCCGAGATTTGAGAAATCTTCAATCATAGTGATGGAGTGACAGTTATCTATTGTATTTACATCTGCAGCAAACGATATTTAATGCGCCAACAATCAATTGAATTTCTAGTTGACTGGGTgagattttcttatttttctccaTCAACCTTTTCTTAGCCCAATCAGTGCGAACTTATCGCACTTGGAACACATTTATTCAAGTATTTATAATTATAAAAACCCATGTAACTACAGGAACATTCGAAGCACTAGAATTTTGACACACTCCTTTACGTTGTGATATATCACATTCTAAGTTGATCCACAATTTTTTGCGCTAACCGAAATTGATGCCGAATGATCATGGAAAGCTAACTTTCTCGCAATTCAACTACTAATACTTTTACAATTGCTTCAAATATCAAATTTGGTCCGCGAGGCTTATCCGATCCCTCTCGATCTGCtccaaaaaaatcatcttcgtctCACTATTCTCAAAGTGTGGTAAGCTCTAGAGTTCGCGTGACCATAGGAATTTCTttcacgaaaaatcccccggccaaaaTAAGAATCCAACCCGAACATCCGGCACCATATATGTGACGCTAAACGATCGGCCATGGGATCTTACAGTGATCTTACTTACTCAAATAATGGTGCTGGGTTCCATCGCGGGAACATAGTGCTAACGTAAAAGACTTCCATCATTCCAAAGACTTTCAGTCGCCGATTCTCAGCTATCGCCTTGACCTATGGCCAGGTCAGATTCCGGTATCTTGCATTGAACTCGTTGAACTCATCAAGGCTCCGACGCCAGAAGCATCACATTGCAATGTACTTAGGAATTCCTATCTAATGCTTGCTTACAGATTTCAGTTCTTCCCCTGTGTAGTGCGTGTCCAACCCATCAACACTGACCGCGTGTCTCTCGTAGACCTTAGTGACCCGAGACACATTCATAGTAAGTGTCTTCTTTTATAAATCGTTCATTTCAACaggttacataagtttaaaggagaaAAATTCTAAGTCTATtaatagttcaaaagtatatttacattttcgcTTATTCTACGGTCAATAGTATGAGGAACCGATTATTCGCGACTCGGGATTAGtagggtgacacatttttatAATGAAGAGGAGGGGGCATAATGAGATTTTGACAATATTGATGATTACACACGGAGTTCAACtgttttaaagaaaaaatagatTTGGGAAACATAATCAAAGTCCAACCGAACCATCCGCACCGATACATAGGGTTGctttcctcgggcccgaagaggGAACGATCAAAAACATGCTCAATGTCGTGATAACCATAACCCTCAAACGCATAGATTGTTGCTGGCCGGATTGATACGAAATAACAGCGCGTccaacgaacagtgattggagatga from Toxorhynchites rutilus septentrionalis strain SRP chromosome 3, ASM2978413v1, whole genome shotgun sequence encodes:
- the LOC129777454 gene encoding rabankyrin-5 yields the protein MANSNNDSVKLEKHLKLLKEEYTKLQKNYAELERKYSKAAASSEDHELGEFSSFVSRLVMTVATLYGRKTYSDITVKLKDKTMPAHKFVLNARSEEWREEILAETTELDWSDLDADVGYALLRWIYTDVVDLQHDSLALDLLRTSHRFKLPGLMGLCERALVSSVSVRSCVRFYCVAEEVGAANLLEYCSGLISTHWDDLTPQDFEHMSGPLLYKMLKSKTKYPLHAAVRLLREDVVFLCLVENDGSLSEIINSLSPQGQLPLGLALMGRSTTIAQTLLETGGADINAFTSDDCTLLIDAIKRGDGFAAQFLLDKGCNVDLVTRDTSDTALHLVSTYAEKSTDPETYRDMLSVGRQLLKQRADPNVQNIKGYTPLHIAITSQHIDLIDELLSDSVLNLDTNIRTLEEKCALQFALMPPHTDGSPFDLARRLLEKGARPNPIHSDTGDSLLHTLAKQRLEEAAVFLTEYANLNHINKAGLTTLHVAAGQGLPELVRALLERGASPNLQSGVAELKTALHYAVESNSQEVIKAFIEYKNASKDAHSEMVDFNLKNAFGDSPLSLALSLGYNDIVPLLIQGGADVNARNGQDMTLLHQAILKEDSKTAVFLLNQGADMNALTADQESPLQLAIHCRLPDVVDALCIRGVSLSAPDNKGDCPLWSALESDQFDIGSVLVRHGVDTDCWSSGPEGCLQTLLHRAIDENKEQAAQFLIKSGCDLDSPRQPGPQGQGGDEAKDKASPLHLCCQWGLRNVLHTLIDHGANVNAVDCDLKTPLHVAIENQHEEIISILLCHPGIDLKIRDKTGNTPFAAALQVRNNKAAQNILERLPNAAEQMDQRGRNFLHLAIMKDDLESVLFLLSIHVDVNSRVHDVNQTPPLHLAAASDKEMLIRNLILAGARLNDRDATQKTALHVASERGTLAAVSALLQNGADFDAVDGDGNNALHIAVREGHISVVRELLTESELNAEAVNLKGRSPLHELCRCGKDNTAAGILELFLECMPRYPINSPDLQGNTPLLLAYMRGQPQLCRILVKNGACLGAENKEGVTIFNYKLATNQLLHRLLDELPQESPWASSELCQECGTKFTMTMRKHHCRHCGRILCSRCSNNDVPIIKFGMNKPVRVCCVCFEVLQVGIGT